A single genomic interval of Babylonia areolata isolate BAREFJ2019XMU chromosome 26, ASM4173473v1, whole genome shotgun sequence harbors:
- the LOC143300309 gene encoding glutamine synthetase-like, with amino-acid sequence MAESCKFFEEHRKYDYLQPPAPHQLIKKLHLPFILSIPAACLSGPNFETPFSIFDVLGQHMPNELMRPCLETLTPWPWVGKEGRRVGNVLCDLVMYDGTPDLTSPRQLMKAQLDALWERHGLVFKSAFEYEFVVLKAGSLERLGGDDDAWWGDVGHWGRHHDLFCDLSDLLEVMGVEVSTLTPEMSPGQWEVTTEPEAGARGGDVAFYVKSAVKGFFETRGYLATFMAKPFSEHMGSGLHLNHSLWTKDGDKETSVMQDLTDPNLLSSTARHWLAGVLAHSPALTALCCPTLNCYRRLFRFGAPEKANWGLDDRNALMRVRNARDNVFLENRLPSGTCNPYLAIAATVAAGLDGINRRLPCPKPSEAEQKVELPRTLAEALDALEKDGQLRSLLGDRFVECYVKAKRECEVQRFDTAVLDTEEKQMEFERKMYMRNP; translated from the exons atGGCGGAGAGTTGTAAGTTTTTCGAAGAGCACAGAAAATACGACTACCTCCA ACCACCAGCGCCCCACCAGTTAATCAAAAAACTGCACTTACCTTTCATCCTGTCCATCCCAGCTGCCTGTCTTTCTGGGCCCAACTTCGAAACCCCTTTTTCCATCTTCGACGTGTTGGGACAGCACATGCCCAACGAACTGATGCGACCTTGCCTGGAGACCTTGACCCCGTGGCCTTGGGTGGGCAAGGAAGGTCGTCGCGTTGGCAACGTCCTCTGTGACCTGGTCATGTATGACGGCACGCCCGATCTGACGTCACCGCGGCAGCTGATGAAGGCTCAGCTGGACGCTCTGTGGGAACGGCACGGGCTGGTGTTCAAGTCTGCCTTCGAGTACGAGTTCGTGGTGTTGAAGGCCGGGAGTCTGGAGCGTCTCGGAGGCGACGACGACGCCTGGTGGGGCGACGTCGGGCACTGGGGTCGGCACCATGACCTCTTCTGTGACCTCAGCGACCTCCTGGAGgtcatgggggtggaggtgtccaCGCTGACGCCCGAGATGTCGCCCGGGCAGTGGGAGGTGACCACAGAGCCTGAGGCAGGGGCGCGAGGAGGGGACGTGGCCTTCTACGTGAAGAGCGCTGTCAAGGGCTTCTTTGAGACCCGGGGCTACCTGGCAACGTTCATGGCCAAGCCCTTCTCGGAGCACATGGGGTCTGGTTTGCACCTGAACCATTCTCTGTGGACTAAG GATGGTGATAAAGAGACCAGCGTGATGCAGGACCTGACGGACCCGAACCTCCTGTCCTCCACAGCACGACACTGGCTGGCGGGGGTCCTGGCCCACAGCCCTGCCCTCACCGCCCTCTGCTGCCCCACCCTCAACTGCTACCGCCGCCTCTTCCGCTTCGGCGCTCCGGAAAAGGCCAACTGGGGCCTGGACGATCGCAACGCTCTGATGCGAGTCCGCAACGCCCGTGACAACGTGTTCCTGGAAAACCGCCTTCCCTCAGGCACGTGCAACCCGTACCTCGCCATCGCTGCCACAGTGGCTGCAGGATTGGACGGCATCAACCGACGGCTGCCCTGCCCGAAGCCATCGGAAGCTGAGCAGAAGGTTGAGCTACCCAGGACCCTGGCTGAAGCCTTGGACGCTCTGGAGAAGGACGGGCAGCTGAGGTCCCTGCTCGGGGATCGTTTTGTGGAGTGCTACGTCAAGGCGAAGAGGGAGTGTGAGGTGCAGCGCTTCGACACGGCCGTGCTGGACACAGAGGAGAAACAGATGGAGTTTGAGAGAAAGATGTACATGAGGAATCcgtag
- the LOC143300122 gene encoding uncharacterized protein LOC143300122 yields MPMATPSRATAAATVAATLLNVVAGLMMALFVTVLLSPAGVASSCSVELYAMDLRSCFRIRKMGDEVIIYSKGSLVETSLQLEGMFVDPQRVCREKETFSDLFDCLAGTTTKCLTTEEEKDYLPDPTLAKEGLNYLCQHADDIDGECYNQTYSDVFGCVNQLSADNIMWNDTASTRACVTVDITHDCIHEHVDCDVKTRDLLLKFQDEYRKPKGCPAPARSNRKKYITSTGSSSVFPGGFVVSKLFCVILSCVLVFFLHAD; encoded by the exons ATGCCGATGGCTACGCCCAGtcgagcaacagcagcagcaacagtggcgGCCACTCTCCTGAACGTTGTGGCTGGCTTGATGATGGCGCTGTTTGTGACAG tCCTGTTGTCGCCGGCAGGGGTCGCCTCGTCCTGCAGTGTGGAGCTGTACGCCATGGACCTCCGCTCGTGCTTCCGGATCCGGAAGATGGGGGACGAGGTCATCATCTACAGCAAGGGCAGCCTGGTGGAGACCAGCCTGCAGTTGGAGGGCATGTTTGTCGACCCCCAGAGAGTGTGCAG AGAAAAGGAAACCTTCAGCGATCTCTTCGATTGCCTGGCAGGGACGACAACCAAGTGTCTGACCACGGAAGAAGAGAAGGATTACCTCCCCGATCCTACGCTGGCCAAAGAGGGTCTGAACTACTTGTGTCAGCATGCAGACG aTATCGACGGAGAGTGCTACAACCAGACGTACAGTGACGTGTTTGGCTGTGTCAACCAGCTGTCAGCAGACAACATCATGTGGAACGACACTGCCTCCACGAGAgcatgcgt AACGGTGGACATAACGCACGACTGCATCCACGAGCACGTGGACTGCGACGTGAAGACGCGGGACTTGCTGCTCAAGTTCCAGGACGAGTACCGGAAGCCCAAAGGCTGCCCCGCGCCTGCGCGCAGCAACCGGAAGAAGTACATCACTTCCACCGGAAGCAGCAGCGTGTTTCCGGGAGGCTTCGTCGTGTCCAAGCTGTTCTGTGTGATCCTGAGTTGCGTGCTGGTGTTCTTCTTGCACGCTGACTGA